A window of the Gordonia humi genome harbors these coding sequences:
- a CDS encoding glycerophosphodiester phosphodiesterase yields the protein MRTRLARRAVTTVAAAIAAGTALAGPVHAEPGRPTETIDLQAHRGGRGEHTEESLYGFARALELGVTTLELDIIMTKDGVPLVWHDPDVQAAKCIDTIPASPGDKQFPYVGKDLHDLTYRQVQTLVCDKKLPDFPDAKRVLGNRIATLPQLFALAAQYKNNKVRFNIETKIEAEQRTRSATPREFVSAILREVRKAHLTNRVEIQSFDWRSLPLVRKEQPNIPLVALYDATTWKPKSQWLGPVSYEKFDGDVVAAAKSAGFDILSPDFTLSDKDLVDRAHAAHLAVIPWTVDEAADMRAQLSYGVDGIITDYPTRLRSVFKAEGVPLPTKYRR from the coding sequence ATGAGAACTCGACTCGCCCGCCGCGCCGTGACCACCGTCGCCGCCGCGATCGCGGCCGGAACCGCGCTCGCCGGCCCCGTCCACGCCGAGCCCGGACGACCGACCGAGACCATCGATCTCCAGGCCCACCGCGGCGGCCGCGGCGAGCACACCGAGGAGTCGCTGTACGGCTTCGCTCGGGCGCTCGAACTCGGCGTCACCACACTCGAACTCGACATCATCATGACCAAGGACGGCGTGCCGCTGGTCTGGCACGATCCCGACGTCCAGGCCGCCAAATGCATCGACACGATCCCGGCGTCTCCCGGCGACAAGCAGTTCCCGTACGTCGGCAAGGACCTTCACGACCTCACCTATCGTCAGGTCCAGACCCTCGTCTGCGATAAGAAGCTCCCGGACTTCCCCGACGCGAAGCGTGTCCTCGGGAATCGGATCGCGACGCTGCCGCAGCTGTTCGCACTGGCCGCGCAGTACAAGAACAACAAGGTCCGCTTCAACATCGAGACCAAGATCGAAGCGGAGCAACGCACCCGCAGCGCGACGCCGCGGGAGTTCGTGTCGGCCATCCTCCGCGAGGTGCGCAAGGCGCATCTGACGAATCGGGTCGAGATCCAGAGCTTCGACTGGCGCAGTCTCCCGCTGGTCCGCAAGGAGCAGCCGAACATCCCGCTGGTCGCGCTCTACGACGCGACCACGTGGAAGCCGAAGTCGCAGTGGCTTGGCCCGGTGAGCTACGAGAAGTTCGACGGCGACGTGGTCGCCGCCGCGAAGTCCGCGGGCTTCGACATCCTCTCCCCCGACTTCACCCTCTCGGACAAGGATCTCGTCGACCGGGCGCACGCCGCGCACCTCGCGGTGATCCCGTGGACCGTCGACGAGGCCGCCGACATGCGCGCACAGCTCTCCTACGGCGTCGACGGCATCATCACCGACTACCCGACGCGTCTGCGCTCGGTGTTCAAGGCCGAGGGTGTTCCGCTGCCCACGAAGTACCGGCGGTAG
- the sdhA gene encoding succinate dehydrogenase flavoprotein subunit, translating to MQEHRYDVVIVGAGGAGMRAAIEAAPRARTAVLTKLYPTRSHTGAAQGGMCAALANVEEDNWEWHTFDTVKGGDYIVDQDAAEIMAKEAIDAVLDLEKMGLPFNRTPEGRIDQRRFGGHTRDHGKAPVRRACYAADRTGHMILQTLYQNCVKHDVEFFNEFYALDINMTTDENGEPVANGVVAYELATGEIHVFHAKSIVFATGGSGRMYKTTSNAHTLTGDGMGIIFRKGLPLEDMEFHQFHPTGLAGLGILISEAVRGEGGILRNADGERFMERYAPTIKDLAPRDIVARSMVLEVLEGRGAGPNKDYVYIDVRHLGEDVLNEKLPDITEFSRTYLGVDPVTELVPVYPTCHYVMGGIPTNINGQVLSNNEQIVHGLFAAGECACVSVHGANRLGTNSLLDINVFGRRAGIAAADYANSASFSELEETPTAMVDEWLAGLLSEHGNERVADIRTELQQLMDNNASVFRTDETLTTALDGVRELKKRYNHVRVHDKGKRFNTDLLEAVELGFLLEMAEVTVVGALNRKESRGGHAREDFPKRDDENFMVHTMAYKKGTGLLSDIELDYKPVVQTRYEPMERKY from the coding sequence ATGCAGGAACATCGCTATGACGTCGTCATCGTGGGTGCCGGTGGTGCAGGCATGCGTGCGGCCATCGAGGCCGCGCCCCGCGCCCGCACCGCGGTGCTGACCAAGCTCTACCCGACGCGCAGCCACACCGGCGCCGCACAGGGCGGCATGTGCGCCGCGCTCGCGAACGTCGAAGAGGACAACTGGGAGTGGCACACCTTCGACACGGTCAAGGGCGGCGACTACATCGTCGACCAGGACGCCGCGGAGATCATGGCCAAGGAGGCCATCGACGCGGTGCTCGACCTGGAGAAGATGGGTCTCCCGTTCAACCGCACCCCCGAAGGCCGCATCGATCAGCGCCGCTTCGGCGGGCACACCCGCGACCACGGCAAGGCTCCGGTCCGTCGCGCCTGCTACGCCGCCGACCGCACCGGCCACATGATTCTCCAGACTCTGTACCAGAACTGCGTCAAGCACGACGTCGAGTTCTTCAACGAGTTCTACGCGCTCGACATCAACATGACGACCGACGAGAACGGCGAGCCCGTCGCCAACGGCGTCGTCGCCTACGAGTTGGCCACCGGCGAGATCCACGTCTTCCACGCGAAGTCGATCGTGTTCGCCACCGGCGGCTCGGGCCGCATGTACAAGACGACGTCGAATGCGCACACCCTCACCGGTGACGGCATGGGCATCATCTTCCGCAAGGGCCTGCCCCTCGAGGACATGGAGTTCCACCAGTTCCACCCGACGGGCCTGGCCGGTCTGGGCATCCTGATCTCCGAGGCGGTCCGAGGCGAGGGCGGCATCCTCCGCAACGCCGACGGCGAGCGCTTCATGGAGCGCTACGCCCCCACCATCAAGGACCTCGCACCGCGCGACATCGTCGCCCGCTCGATGGTCCTCGAAGTCCTCGAAGGTCGCGGCGCCGGCCCCAACAAGGACTACGTGTACATCGACGTCCGCCACCTCGGCGAGGACGTGCTCAACGAGAAGCTCCCGGACATCACCGAGTTCTCGCGCACCTACCTGGGCGTCGACCCGGTCACCGAGCTCGTCCCGGTGTACCCCACCTGCCACTACGTCATGGGCGGCATCCCGACCAACATCAACGGCCAGGTGCTGAGCAACAACGAGCAGATCGTTCACGGTCTGTTCGCGGCGGGCGAGTGCGCGTGCGTGTCGGTGCACGGTGCGAACCGTCTGGGCACCAACTCGCTCCTCGACATCAACGTCTTCGGTCGTCGCGCGGGCATCGCCGCGGCCGACTACGCGAACTCGGCGTCGTTCTCCGAACTCGAGGAGACCCCGACCGCGATGGTCGACGAGTGGCTCGCGGGTCTGCTCTCCGAGCACGGCAACGAGCGCGTGGCCGACATCCGCACCGAGCTGCAGCAGCTCATGGACAACAACGCCTCGGTGTTCCGTACCGACGAGACACTCACGACGGCCCTCGACGGTGTCCGCGAACTCAAGAAGCGGTACAACCACGTCCGCGTCCACGACAAGGGCAAGCGCTTCAACACCGACCTGCTCGAGGCCGTCGAACTCGGCTTCCTGCTGGAGATGGCCGAGGTCACCGTCGTCGGTGCGCTGAACCGCAAGGAGTCGCGCGGCGGACACGCGCGCGAGGACTTCCCCAAGCGCGACGACGAGAACTTCATGGTGCACACCATGGCGTACAAGAAGGGCACGGGCCTGCTCTCCGACATCGAGTTGGACTACAAGCCCGTCGTCCAGACCCGCTACGAGCCGATGGAGCGTAAGTACTGA
- the sdhC gene encoding succinate dehydrogenase, cytochrome b556 subunit yields MSTPTEVAPTPVRKRSLYRGDPGMWSWVLHRITGVSIFFFLFVHVLDTATINVNENTYTEIIGTYKNPVIGLMEIGLVFCLVYHAFNGLRVVLVDFWGKGAKYQRQMLWTILVIVAIVFIAAAARLLQILITHAF; encoded by the coding sequence ATGAGCACCCCCACCGAGGTTGCACCGACTCCGGTGCGCAAACGATCTCTCTACAGAGGTGACCCAGGAATGTGGTCGTGGGTGCTGCATCGCATCACCGGCGTCTCCATCTTCTTCTTCCTCTTCGTGCACGTCCTCGACACGGCGACGATCAACGTCAACGAGAACACGTACACCGAGATCATCGGCACCTACAAGAACCCGGTCATCGGCCTCATGGAGATCGGTCTGGTCTTCTGCCTGGTGTACCACGCGTTCAACGGTCTGCGCGTCGTGCTCGTCGACTTCTGGGGCAAGGGTGCCAAGTACCAGCGACAGATGCTGTGGACCATCCTCGTCATCGTCGCCATCGTGTTCATCGCCGCGGCCGCTCGCCTGCTGCAGATCCTGATCACCCACGCGTTCTAG
- a CDS encoding cytidine deaminase → MVTHVDFDVLRKCAVDAMTRAYAPYSGFPVGASAITSEGELISAANVENVSYGLGLCAEVALVSVGVSRGALVEPSRVSGRRLVAVAVVDGDGRVLTPCGRCRQVLLEFGGPELMIDTVDGPRPLGELLPDAFGPADLDRVRGA, encoded by the coding sequence ATTGTGACGCACGTCGACTTCGATGTTCTGCGGAAATGTGCTGTAGATGCGATGACCAGGGCGTATGCGCCCTACTCCGGCTTTCCAGTCGGCGCGTCCGCCATCACTTCCGAAGGTGAATTGATCAGCGCAGCCAATGTGGAGAATGTCTCATATGGTCTGGGTCTCTGTGCGGAAGTGGCTTTGGTCTCAGTGGGAGTCTCCCGAGGTGCCCTAGTGGAACCGTCGAGGGTTTCCGGGAGGCGACTCGTCGCCGTCGCCGTGGTGGACGGCGACGGTCGCGTCCTGACGCCCTGTGGTCGGTGCCGACAGGTCCTCCTCGAGTTCGGCGGGCCCGAGTTGATGATCGACACCGTCGACGGGCCCCGCCCGCTCGGCGAGCTGTTGCCGGACGCCTTCGGTCCGGCCGATCTCGACCGTGTGCGGGGCGCGTGA
- a CDS encoding succinate dehydrogenase hydrophobic membrane anchor subunit → MTEVKTLGTDYDRPASLDNPRSPRPRRGGNLEKYAWMFMRFSGIFLIVLTFGHIFIGLMVDTGVHRIDASYVAERWHQPFWRVWDLFMLWLAELHGGNGVRTVIADYSRNDRTRFWLNVLLGLSMILILVLGTYTILTFGR, encoded by the coding sequence ATGACTGAAGTGAAGACTCTCGGCACCGATTACGACCGTCCGGCCAGCCTGGACAACCCGCGCAGCCCGCGTCCGCGACGCGGCGGCAACCTCGAGAAGTACGCGTGGATGTTCATGCGCTTCTCCGGCATCTTCCTGATCGTCCTGACGTTCGGCCACATCTTCATCGGCCTCATGGTCGACACCGGCGTGCACCGCATCGACGCGAGCTACGTCGCCGAGCGCTGGCATCAGCCGTTCTGGCGGGTCTGGGACCTGTTCATGCTCTGGCTGGCCGAACTCCACGGCGGCAACGGCGTCCGCACCGTGATCGCCGACTACTCGCGTAACGACCGCACCCGCTTCTGGTTGAACGTCCTCCTCGGCCTGTCGATGATCCTGATCCTCGTCCTGGGCACCTACACCATCCTCACCTTCGGCCGCTAA
- a CDS encoding succinate dehydrogenase iron-sulfur subunit — protein sequence MTATLENPATSEPPLPPVPAEATMVTLKIYRFNPENPDAQGFESFRVPALPTDRLLNLLLYVKGYLDGSLTFRRSCAHGVCGSDAMRVNGVNRLACKLLMKDLLPKDPSKEITISIEPIKGLPVEKDLVVDMEPFFDAYRAIKPFLITTGNEPTKERLQSATDRARFDDTTKCILCACCTTSCPVFWNEGSYFGPAAIVNAHRFIFDSRDEAAAERLDILNDVDGVWRCRTTFNCTDACPRGIQVTQAIQEVKRALMFSR from the coding sequence ATGACTGCCACATTGGAGAACCCGGCGACCAGCGAGCCGCCGCTGCCCCCGGTCCCCGCCGAGGCGACCATGGTCACGCTGAAGATCTACCGGTTCAACCCGGAGAATCCGGACGCGCAGGGTTTCGAGAGCTTCCGCGTCCCGGCGCTGCCGACCGACCGTCTGCTCAACCTGCTCCTCTACGTGAAGGGCTACCTGGACGGATCGCTGACGTTCCGACGCAGTTGCGCCCACGGCGTGTGCGGCTCGGACGCCATGCGTGTCAACGGCGTGAACCGCCTGGCCTGCAAGCTCCTCATGAAGGACCTGCTGCCCAAGGACCCGTCGAAGGAGATCACCATCTCCATCGAGCCGATCAAGGGTCTCCCGGTGGAGAAGGACCTCGTGGTCGACATGGAGCCGTTCTTCGACGCGTACCGCGCGATCAAGCCGTTCCTGATCACCACGGGCAATGAGCCCACCAAGGAGCGCCTGCAGAGTGCCACCGACCGCGCGCGGTTCGACGACACCACCAAGTGCATCCTCTGTGCATGCTGCACCACGAGCTGCCCGGTGTTCTGGAACGAGGGCTCGTACTTCGGTCCGGCCGCGATCGTGAACGCTCACCGCTTCATCTTCGACAGCCGTGACGAGGCCGCGGCCGAGCGCCTGGACATCCTCAACGACGTCGACGGCGTGTGGCGCTGCCGCACCACCTTCAACTGCACCGACGCATGCCCCCGCGGCATCCAGGTGACGCAGGCCATCCAGGAAGTCAAGCGCGCCCTGATGTTCTCGCGCTGA
- a CDS encoding adenosine deaminase, which translates to MITVDQCRLAPKVLLHDHLDGGLRPSTVLELARETGYDALPADEAESLAAWFAAAANSGSLEKYLETFAHTVGVMQTADALERVARECVEDLSADGVVYAEVRFAPEQHLEAGLSLDEVVEAVLAGFDAGQRQARDAGRPIVVGCLVTAMRHAARSREIAELAVRFRDRGVVGFDIAGAEAGNPPSRHLDAFEYLRAECAHFTIHAGEAFGLPSIHEAIAFCGADRLGHGVRVTDDIDLTDGIAGARLGRVADYVRDKRIPLELCPSSNVQTGAVASLADHPFDELARLRFRVTVNTDNRLMSDTTMSREFMVLHEQFGYGWADFERFTVNAMKSAFIPFDERLALIDDVIKPGFRVLMG; encoded by the coding sequence ATGATCACCGTCGACCAGTGCCGGCTGGCACCCAAAGTCCTTCTGCACGACCATCTCGACGGAGGACTGAGACCGTCGACGGTCCTGGAACTGGCCCGCGAGACCGGGTACGACGCGCTGCCCGCCGACGAGGCGGAGTCGTTGGCCGCGTGGTTCGCCGCGGCGGCCAACAGCGGTTCGCTGGAGAAGTATCTGGAGACGTTCGCGCACACCGTCGGCGTGATGCAGACCGCCGACGCGTTGGAACGCGTGGCCCGGGAGTGCGTCGAGGACCTGTCCGCCGACGGCGTCGTGTACGCCGAGGTGCGGTTCGCGCCGGAACAGCACCTCGAGGCCGGCCTGTCGCTCGACGAGGTGGTCGAAGCCGTCCTCGCCGGTTTCGACGCCGGGCAGCGGCAGGCCCGCGACGCGGGCCGTCCGATCGTGGTCGGATGCCTGGTGACCGCGATGCGCCACGCCGCGCGATCGCGGGAGATCGCCGAACTGGCCGTGCGGTTCCGGGACCGGGGCGTGGTCGGCTTCGACATCGCCGGCGCCGAGGCGGGCAATCCGCCGAGCCGTCACCTGGACGCCTTCGAGTACCTGCGTGCCGAATGCGCGCATTTCACCATCCACGCAGGGGAGGCCTTCGGCCTTCCGTCCATTCACGAGGCGATCGCCTTCTGCGGCGCCGACCGACTCGGGCACGGCGTCCGCGTCACCGACGACATCGACCTCACCGACGGGATCGCCGGTGCGCGTCTGGGACGCGTGGCCGACTACGTGCGCGACAAGCGGATCCCGTTGGAACTGTGCCCGAGCAGCAATGTGCAGACCGGAGCCGTCGCCTCGCTCGCCGACCACCCGTTCGACGAGCTCGCCCGACTGCGCTTCCGCGTCACGGTGAACACGGACAACCGGTTGATGAGCGATACGACGATGAGTCGCGAGTTCATGGTGCTCCACGAACAGTTCGGTTACGGCTGGGCCGACTTCGAACGCTTCACCGTCAACGCCATGAAGTCGGCGTTCATCCCCTTCGATGAGCGTCTGGCCCTGATCGACGATGTGATCAAACCGGGGTTCCGGGTGCTGATGGGATAG
- a CDS encoding primosomal protein, which produces MAGDIVPIELGLTEGNLFTLWAPRWREGDDEWEAFLGLDEDLYVLDSVAELAAFVRGDDDNDLADHPAWDMIKKLQADELVPDDRHSYDLIGVPELAAEDPKPEVVAELEDALEIVRIIGEVCDLAPIVKFFTGNPILGAVAVGTNDFSGRDGVDLWVRIGRIIAKHWDDVIDALDAVVSRPKVDPKAVEEAEDELEAAASAEDEDEPDDDIDPLDGEESDDEDDEEDDEDEDDLVDEDDFWAAVGIDPIRIYTDDGEFLTLRCYLGDDPLFLGSKGQIFGFGSERALTRFLAGDADHDLKKLSTFTDVRSAAETAEIEYQVLPENVYALQGIDEDILDGPRRVEARQMDLAVELLTDAADYAGIDTVNEELASTTPLGWFVDYAITPDPKRLAPSGPYDNEAEVWRALVHDFEDRLIKRG; this is translated from the coding sequence ATGGCCGGAGACATCGTCCCCATTGAACTCGGACTCACCGAAGGAAACCTCTTCACTCTGTGGGCCCCGCGCTGGCGCGAGGGCGACGACGAGTGGGAGGCCTTCCTCGGTCTCGACGAGGACCTGTACGTTCTCGACTCTGTCGCGGAGCTCGCCGCGTTCGTGCGCGGCGACGACGACAACGACCTCGCCGATCACCCGGCATGGGACATGATCAAGAAGCTGCAGGCCGACGAGCTGGTCCCCGACGACCGTCACTCGTACGATCTGATCGGCGTGCCCGAGTTGGCCGCCGAGGACCCGAAGCCCGAGGTCGTCGCCGAACTCGAGGACGCGCTCGAGATCGTGCGGATCATCGGCGAGGTCTGCGATCTGGCGCCGATCGTCAAGTTCTTCACCGGCAATCCGATCCTGGGCGCCGTCGCCGTCGGCACCAACGACTTCTCCGGGCGCGACGGCGTCGATCTGTGGGTCCGCATCGGCCGCATCATCGCCAAGCACTGGGACGACGTCATCGACGCACTCGACGCCGTCGTCTCGAGGCCGAAGGTCGACCCGAAGGCGGTCGAGGAGGCCGAGGACGAGCTCGAGGCCGCCGCATCGGCCGAGGACGAGGACGAACCCGACGACGACATCGACCCGCTGGACGGCGAGGAATCCGACGACGAGGACGATGAGGAAGACGACGAGGACGAGGACGACCTCGTCGACGAGGACGATTTCTGGGCGGCGGTCGGCATCGACCCGATCCGCATCTACACCGATGACGGCGAATTCCTCACCCTGCGCTGCTACCTCGGCGACGACCCGCTGTTCCTCGGGTCGAAGGGCCAGATCTTCGGCTTCGGCTCCGAACGCGCGCTGACCCGCTTCCTCGCCGGCGACGCCGACCACGACCTGAAGAAGCTCTCGACGTTCACCGACGTGCGCAGTGCCGCCGAGACGGCGGAGATCGAGTACCAGGTGCTGCCGGAGAACGTGTACGCGCTGCAGGGCATCGACGAGGACATCCTCGACGGTCCGCGCCGCGTCGAGGCCCGCCAGATGGATCTGGCGGTCGAACTGCTCACCGACGCCGCCGACTACGCGGGCATCGACACCGTCAACGAGGAGTTGGCCTCGACCACGCCCCTCGGCTGGTTCGTCGACTATGCGATCACCCCGGACCCGAAGCGTCTGGCGCCCTCGGGCCCGTACGACAACGAGGCCGAGGTCTGGCGCGCCCTGGTCCACGATTTCGAGGACCGCCTGATCAAGCGCGGGTAG
- a CDS encoding thymidine phosphorylase → MDPIAVIATKRDGAELSTVQIREMVAAYTAGDVAPEQMSSLLMAIVLNGMGRREIADWTAAMIDSGVRLDLSGLRTVDKHSTGGVGDKITLPLTPLVASYGLAVPQLSGRGLGHTGGTLDKLESIPGWRADLGVDEMRAQLHGVGAVVCAATADLAPADRKLYALRDVTGTVACIPLIASSIMSKKIAEGTGALVLDVKVGSGAFMKSYDEARELAQTMVELGDDAGMDTRALLTDMSTPLGRTAGNAVEVVESLEVLAGGGPSDVVELTLALAREMLDAGGLDDVDPAENLRNGRAMDTWRAMVVAQGGDPDADLPVPGHTHVLTAGRSGVLSSLDALAVGEAARLLGAGRSRPGEPVSYAAGVTWHAGVGDDVRAGAPLFTLSFDDEARLNAAAARLADAALIGEAAEPAGSRVLGRVGPTAGTSWAAEHPRP, encoded by the coding sequence ATGGATCCGATCGCGGTGATCGCGACCAAGCGTGACGGTGCCGAACTCTCGACCGTGCAGATCCGCGAGATGGTCGCGGCGTACACGGCCGGCGACGTGGCTCCCGAACAGATGTCCTCGCTGTTGATGGCGATCGTGCTCAACGGGATGGGCCGACGCGAGATCGCGGACTGGACCGCGGCGATGATCGACTCCGGAGTCCGTCTGGATCTGTCCGGGCTGCGGACCGTCGACAAGCATTCGACGGGCGGCGTCGGCGACAAGATCACGTTGCCGCTCACTCCGCTCGTGGCCTCGTACGGGCTCGCGGTGCCGCAGTTGTCCGGCCGCGGGCTGGGCCACACCGGCGGAACGCTCGACAAGCTGGAGTCGATACCCGGCTGGCGGGCGGACCTCGGTGTCGATGAGATGCGGGCGCAGTTGCACGGCGTCGGCGCGGTGGTGTGCGCGGCGACCGCCGACCTCGCGCCCGCCGATCGCAAGCTGTACGCGTTGCGCGATGTGACCGGGACCGTCGCCTGCATCCCGCTGATCGCGAGTTCGATCATGAGTAAGAAGATCGCCGAGGGCACCGGGGCGCTGGTACTCGACGTCAAGGTCGGCTCGGGCGCGTTCATGAAGTCCTACGACGAGGCGCGTGAGCTCGCGCAGACCATGGTCGAGTTGGGCGACGACGCGGGGATGGACACGCGCGCCCTGCTCACCGACATGTCGACACCGCTCGGCCGAACGGCCGGAAACGCCGTCGAAGTGGTCGAATCGTTGGAGGTGCTGGCCGGCGGCGGGCCGTCGGACGTCGTGGAGCTGACCCTGGCCCTGGCGCGCGAGATGCTCGACGCCGGCGGGCTCGACGACGTCGATCCGGCCGAGAATCTGCGGAACGGGCGGGCGATGGACACCTGGCGTGCGATGGTCGTCGCCCAGGGCGGCGACCCGGATGCCGACCTGCCCGTTCCGGGGCACACGCATGTGCTGACCGCGGGCCGCTCCGGCGTGCTGTCGTCGCTCGACGCTCTCGCCGTCGGAGAGGCCGCCCGGCTGCTCGGCGCCGGTCGGTCACGGCCGGGGGAGCCGGTCTCGTACGCGGCCGGCGTCACATGGCATGCGGGCGTCGGCGACGACGTTCGCGCGGGCGCGCCGCTGTTCACACTGAGCTTCGACGACGAGGCGCGACTGAATGCGGCGGCGGCGCGACTGGCGGATGCGGCGCTGATCGGTGAGGCGGCCGAGCCGGCGGGCTCGCGCGTGCTCGGCCGTGTGGGGCCTACCGCCGGTACTTCGTGGGCAGCGGAACACCCTCGGCCTTGA
- a CDS encoding D-alanyl-D-alanine carboxypeptidase family protein, which yields MSRSRTGRMARLITAAVMAATLTVPGGLASADPIDEYTEFVPVPHPDTRDCPHKTHPPDAVDTSEVVTPGSTTPTPLPVPTPAVGGERLAGCDIVADPAAGPLPERLTSAGWLLADLNTGDVIAAKDPHGRYRPASTVKVLLALTALDELDLDAEVTGTDDDYAMEGDSCGIGPGGTYTVRDLLSGLLLVSGNDCANALARELGGRDEALAKMNAHAVALGAQDTRAASPSGLDAAGMSTSPYDEALIFRDAMANETFRHMITLTTYDFPGFPPLTDVPGDKPHPGYTMTTSNALLRDGFPGMIGGKTGYTDDALKTFVGAVQRDGRTLIIVQMYGVNQSENLYTDQAVRMLDYGFACPAGTSVGTLIDPPTSHEDGHGDRGELTASFVDEPSHWGRWALLGIAVVVVAALLWALVTRRNRADGDGSE from the coding sequence ATGTCTCGATCACGCACCGGGCGGATGGCACGCCTGATCACAGCAGCGGTCATGGCGGCGACGCTCACCGTCCCGGGCGGCCTCGCGTCCGCCGACCCGATCGACGAGTACACCGAGTTCGTGCCCGTCCCGCATCCGGACACCCGCGACTGTCCGCACAAGACGCATCCCCCGGACGCGGTCGACACCTCCGAGGTCGTGACCCCGGGGTCCACGACGCCCACTCCCCTGCCGGTACCGACACCCGCCGTCGGCGGCGAGCGACTCGCCGGCTGCGACATCGTCGCCGATCCCGCCGCAGGCCCGCTGCCGGAGAGGCTCACGAGCGCGGGATGGCTCCTGGCCGACCTCAACACCGGCGACGTGATCGCCGCGAAGGACCCGCACGGACGCTACCGTCCGGCGTCGACCGTCAAGGTGCTGCTGGCGCTGACCGCCCTCGACGAACTCGATCTCGACGCCGAAGTGACGGGAACCGACGATGACTACGCCATGGAAGGCGACTCCTGTGGGATCGGTCCCGGCGGGACCTACACCGTCCGCGATCTGCTGAGCGGACTGCTGCTCGTGTCCGGAAACGACTGCGCCAACGCCCTCGCCCGCGAACTCGGCGGACGCGACGAGGCGCTCGCGAAGATGAACGCGCACGCGGTGGCACTCGGCGCACAGGACACGCGAGCGGCGAGCCCGTCGGGCCTCGACGCGGCAGGCATGTCGACCTCGCCGTACGACGAGGCGCTGATCTTCCGCGACGCCATGGCGAACGAGACGTTCCGGCACATGATCACGCTGACGACCTATGATTTCCCCGGCTTTCCGCCGCTGACGGACGTCCCCGGAGACAAACCGCACCCCGGCTACACGATGACCACCAGCAACGCACTGCTGCGCGACGGCTTCCCCGGCATGATCGGCGGCAAGACCGGATACACCGACGATGCGCTGAAGACGTTCGTCGGCGCCGTCCAACGCGACGGCCGCACCCTGATCATCGTGCAGATGTACGGGGTGAACCAGAGCGAGAACCTCTACACCGATCAGGCGGTCCGCATGCTCGACTACGGTTTCGCCTGCCCCGCGGGCACGTCCGTCGGGACGCTGATCGATCCGCCGACCTCGCACGAGGACGGCCACGGTGATCGCGGTGAGCTCACCGCGTCGTTCGTGGACGAACCGTCCCACTGGGGCCGGTGGGCGTTGCTCGGCATCGCCGTGGTGGTGGTCGCGGCCCTGCTCTGGGCGCTCGTGACCCGTCGCAACCGCGCCGACGGCGACGGCTCGGAATAG